Proteins from one Leptospira fletcheri genomic window:
- a CDS encoding LIC12298 family protein encodes MMIRSLQDTGTYERSRKGLTGAGFDWRERARSIEPDSKTFADYLEESFHGEVVQDGNWFSETLSELSKKNLRKI; translated from the coding sequence ATGATGATTCGATCTCTGCAAGATACAGGAACGTATGAGAGAAGTCGGAAAGGCCTTACCGGGGCCGGGTTCGACTGGAGAGAGAGGGCAAGGTCAATCGAGCCGGACTCTAAGACGTTCGCAGATTATTTAGAAGAATCCTTCCATGGGGAAGTGGTTCAGGACGGAAATTGGTTTTCTGAAACCCTGTCCGAACTGAGCAAAAAGAATCTGAGAAAGATCTAA
- the pssA gene encoding CDP-diacylglycerol--serine O-phosphatidyltransferase — protein sequence MNRKLNWIPNTITLGNLTMGFVSILIASETAGSGSQGYILSGFFILLAAICDGLDGMVARALDATSELGADLDSLADLTAFGIAPGFLFYNIVLSEYKIDVFGKENLFPIGMLMAAVFPICAAYRLARFNVAHEPGSFTGLPSPVAGVTIGFLPIFLNRDTIPHWVTIPLFLLVAILMVSNVRYGKPQVAIRSKLTPGKAVLMLASATVLLFFVGFHRWPWLIYGLIFLYIFSGLITFIIHVLQDFRVKLD from the coding sequence ATGAATCGTAAACTGAATTGGATCCCCAATACGATCACGTTAGGAAATCTTACTATGGGATTCGTTTCCATACTGATCGCGTCCGAGACCGCCGGGAGCGGATCCCAAGGCTATATATTAAGCGGTTTCTTTATACTTCTGGCCGCGATCTGCGACGGGCTGGACGGCATGGTCGCAAGGGCGTTGGATGCCACGAGCGAACTGGGCGCGGATTTGGATAGTCTGGCCGATTTGACGGCTTTCGGTATCGCACCGGGTTTCCTTTTTTATAATATAGTATTGAGCGAATATAAGATCGATGTGTTCGGAAAAGAGAATCTCTTTCCGATCGGAATGCTTATGGCTGCCGTTTTTCCGATCTGCGCCGCCTATCGTTTGGCGCGGTTCAACGTGGCTCACGAGCCGGGTTCGTTTACCGGTCTTCCGTCTCCGGTGGCCGGGGTTACGATCGGATTTCTTCCTATCTTTCTTAACAGGGACACGATTCCGCATTGGGTGACGATTCCTCTTTTTCTTCTCGTCGCGATTCTGATGGTTTCCAACGTGCGTTACGGGAAACCGCAAGTTGCGATTCGATCCAAACTGACACCGGGAAAAGCGGTATTGATGTTGGCTTCCGCAACCGTGCTTCTCTTTTTCGTCGGGTTCCATCGCTGGCCTTGGCTGATTTACGGTCTGATCTTTCTTTATATTTTCTCCGGACTGATTACGTTTATCATTCATGTTCTCCAGGACTTTAGGGTAAAGCTGGACTGA
- a CDS encoding thioredoxin family protein — MKLKAAFFYLVLLFCLFVSSFGPLFAGVAWETSVEKAFAKAKREGRPIFIDVYADWCGYCKTLKNEIYPRKEVQAELSRFVLLSLDGDRFPNLKRKYSVSGYPTLLFLDRNGSITEKITGMPDSKTVVKTLKKAYEKRDQESNLLASLKKSPEDPKLLLKIGEYYFEGREYQKAANFFYKSFSSELGKDSEPEVRHRSLFNLGITYAEMENYEKTIKTFSLYLDKYPPGTGYAQSAFYYRGLAYKEIGKKLEAKSDLTKALELTSDPDEKKDIETLLRGLD; from the coding sequence ATGAAACTAAAAGCAGCGTTTTTCTACTTAGTCTTACTCTTCTGTTTATTCGTGTCGTCTTTCGGTCCGTTATTCGCGGGCGTCGCCTGGGAAACTTCCGTAGAGAAAGCCTTTGCCAAGGCAAAGCGGGAGGGAAGACCGATCTTCATCGATGTTTACGCGGATTGGTGCGGGTATTGTAAGACTTTGAAAAACGAGATTTATCCTCGCAAAGAAGTCCAAGCCGAACTATCCCGATTCGTTCTGCTTTCTTTGGACGGCGACCGATTTCCGAATCTAAAAAGAAAATATTCCGTTTCAGGATACCCTACCCTGCTCTTTCTGGATCGAAACGGAAGCATCACGGAAAAGATTACAGGCATGCCCGATTCTAAAACCGTGGTGAAAACCTTGAAAAAGGCTTACGAAAAACGGGACCAGGAATCGAATCTGTTGGCGTCGCTAAAAAAAAGTCCTGAAGATCCGAAACTTCTATTGAAGATCGGCGAATACTATTTTGAAGGAAGAGAATATCAGAAAGCCGCGAATTTCTTTTATAAATCCTTTTCCTCCGAACTCGGAAAAGATTCCGAACCGGAAGTCAGACACCGGTCCTTGTTCAACCTGGGGATCACATATGCGGAAATGGAAAATTACGAAAAGACGATCAAGACTTTCAGCTTATATCTGGACAAATATCCCCCAGGAACGGGCTACGCCCAGTCTGCGTTCTATTACAGAGGTTTGGCTTACAAGGAAATCGGAAAGAAACTCGAAGCCAAATCCGATCTCACGAAAGCGCTCGAACTTACCTCCGATCCCGACGAAAAAAAGGACATCGAAACTCTGCTCAGAGGGCTGGACTAG
- the hisE gene encoding phosphoribosyl-ATP diphosphatase → MEFLLQLEEILKRRKTDLPEKSYTADLFRGGVDRILKKIGEEAGEVIIAAKNADQKELTHEAADLLFHLQVLLVERGLSLSDIVSELHKRHS, encoded by the coding sequence ATGGAATTTCTGCTTCAGCTCGAAGAAATCCTAAAAAGAAGGAAGACGGACCTCCCGGAAAAATCCTATACGGCAGACCTCTTTCGGGGAGGAGTCGATCGGATCCTAAAGAAGATTGGGGAAGAAGCTGGAGAAGTCATTATCGCCGCCAAAAACGCGGATCAGAAGGAGCTTACCCACGAGGCCGCGGACCTTTTATTTCATCTACAGGTGCTATTAGTGGAACGCGGACTTTCTCTTTCGGACATCGTTTCGGAATTACACAAGCGCCATTCCTGA
- a CDS encoding UDP-glucose dehydrogenase family protein translates to MKVCVIGSGYVGLVAGACFAEYGNNVICVDKDSKKIENLKNGIIPIYEPGLSELVLNNCKEKRLEFTVSLKEGVEKSDLIFVAVGTPTSADGSADLSAVFAVAEEIGKSMNGYKVIVDKSTVPVGTAAKVKEILSKNTKYEFDVVSNPEFLKEGAAIDDFMRPERVVIGADSDRASDLVAKLYAPFVLNGNPILRMGTVSAELTKYACNAFLATKISFANEIANLCESVGADYEDVRKGMGTDSRIGRQFLYAGIGYGGSCFPKDVRALIRTSEQFGRLLRIIQEVEAVNEDQKLRLFEKIESFYGKGGIKGKKFAVWGLAFKPGTDDMREAPSIPLLLKLHEEGAEIRAFDPVAKETSEIYFQGKVQYGEDAYSVLEGADALLLLTEWREFREPDLQRMKSLLKNHVIFDGRNQYRPDSLKKEGFEYFSIGR, encoded by the coding sequence ATGAAAGTATGCGTGATCGGTAGCGGGTATGTCGGCTTAGTGGCGGGCGCCTGCTTTGCGGAATATGGAAACAACGTAATCTGCGTGGACAAGGATTCCAAAAAAATCGAAAATCTGAAGAACGGCATCATTCCCATTTACGAGCCAGGGCTCTCCGAATTGGTTTTGAACAATTGTAAGGAGAAGCGTTTGGAGTTCACGGTTTCCTTAAAGGAAGGCGTGGAAAAATCGGATCTTATTTTCGTCGCGGTAGGAACTCCTACATCTGCGGACGGATCCGCGGACTTGTCCGCCGTTTTCGCCGTGGCCGAAGAGATCGGAAAATCGATGAACGGTTATAAGGTGATCGTCGACAAATCGACTGTCCCCGTCGGTACTGCGGCGAAAGTAAAAGAAATCCTAAGCAAGAATACCAAGTATGAATTCGACGTGGTTTCCAATCCCGAATTTCTAAAAGAAGGAGCGGCCATAGACGATTTCATGAGACCGGAACGGGTCGTCATAGGGGCGGATAGCGATCGGGCCAGCGATCTAGTCGCAAAGCTCTATGCACCTTTCGTACTCAACGGAAATCCTATTCTGCGTATGGGGACCGTATCTGCGGAACTTACGAAATATGCATGTAATGCCTTCCTTGCTACGAAAATTTCTTTTGCCAACGAGATCGCGAACCTTTGCGAGTCGGTAGGCGCCGATTACGAGGATGTTCGGAAAGGAATGGGAACGGATTCTAGAATCGGCCGACAATTTTTGTACGCCGGTATCGGTTACGGCGGTTCCTGTTTTCCGAAAGACGTTCGCGCTCTCATCCGCACTTCGGAACAGTTCGGCAGATTGCTTCGGATTATCCAGGAAGTGGAAGCTGTCAACGAGGATCAAAAACTACGCCTGTTCGAAAAGATAGAATCGTTTTACGGAAAAGGCGGAATCAAAGGAAAAAAATTCGCAGTTTGGGGACTGGCCTTCAAGCCGGGAACGGATGATATGAGGGAGGCCCCCTCGATTCCTCTCCTTTTAAAATTACACGAAGAGGGAGCCGAAATTCGCGCATTCGATCCGGTCGCGAAGGAAACCTCCGAAATCTACTTTCAGGGTAAGGTCCAATACGGGGAAGACGCATATTCCGTATTGGAAGGCGCCGATGCACTTTTGCTTTTGACGGAGTGGAGGGAATTCCGCGAGCCGGATTTGCAGAGGATGAAAAGTCTTTTGAAGAATCATGTGATTTTTGACGGCAGAAACCAGTATCGTCCGGATTCGTTGAAGAAAGAAGGATTTGAATATTTTTCTATAGGGCGTTGA
- a CDS encoding CheR family methyltransferase, with the protein MEDTFSHLVQISDEEFRFVKELMHKETGIFLADHKKIMVQSRLNSRARFHKMGSVSDYIRALQADRKFFNSELTELINRITTNKTDFFRENHHFEFLKNVFFPSLEEKADKTGRKTLRIWSSASSTGEEPYSIAITCAEYFAFKPGWDIKIYASDIDTNVVKTAQEGIYKPERLEPVSEALKKKYFLRVKDLSGKDEDLYHAKPELKSMLEFRKINLLETPYPFVEKMDCVFCRNVIIYFDKPTQKKIFENFERVLKDRGLLIIGHSETLFGISEAYKFLGHTIYQKKPSI; encoded by the coding sequence ATGGAAGATACTTTTTCGCATTTGGTCCAGATTTCGGACGAAGAATTTCGTTTTGTTAAAGAATTAATGCACAAAGAGACCGGGATTTTTCTGGCGGATCACAAAAAGATCATGGTCCAATCCAGGTTGAACTCCCGAGCCAGATTTCATAAAATGGGGAGCGTTTCGGATTATATCCGTGCTCTTCAGGCGGATCGGAAATTTTTCAATAGTGAATTAACGGAACTCATTAATCGAATCACTACGAACAAGACCGACTTTTTCCGGGAGAACCATCATTTCGAATTCCTTAAAAACGTTTTTTTTCCTTCGCTGGAAGAGAAAGCGGACAAAACCGGCAGGAAAACTCTACGTATTTGGTCGAGCGCCTCTTCCACCGGGGAGGAACCTTATTCGATTGCGATTACTTGCGCCGAATATTTTGCGTTCAAACCGGGATGGGATATAAAAATCTACGCATCCGACATCGATACGAACGTCGTCAAGACGGCTCAGGAAGGGATTTATAAACCTGAAAGATTGGAGCCGGTCAGTGAAGCTTTGAAAAAGAAATATTTTCTGCGGGTCAAGGACTTGTCGGGAAAAGACGAGGATTTGTACCACGCGAAGCCGGAATTAAAATCGATGTTGGAATTCCGAAAGATCAATCTTTTGGAAACGCCTTATCCCTTTGTCGAAAAGATGGATTGCGTGTTTTGTCGAAACGTGATTATTTATTTCGATAAACCCACTCAAAAGAAGATTTTTGAAAACTTCGAGCGAGTACTTAAGGACAGAGGGCTTCTGATTATCGGGCATTCCGAAACTCTATTCGGAATTTCGGAAGCGTACAAGTTTTTAGGACATACGATCTATCAAAAGAAACCGTCGATTTAA
- a CDS encoding menaquinone biosynthetic enzyme MqnA/MqnD family protein: MKIGIVKHLNARPLTWGFEHNPDHTVVPENPSLLKDYLLRGLVDVGLISSIECLRNSEVLSVSTKVGVCAKEKVRSIKFFRNKKEPYPPFRILTDNGSRTSMALVRVLVHIESGHLPEVAPTDPKIIREEITLGRGSHMLFGDNALFAEWDPEIYEVKDLAGWWYEVTGTSFIFALWASKKPLELPDSFFLDSLQYGQSHIEEIINKESRLPSDLVRTYLTQELHYEITDSDKEGLERFSRYCSDLGIL; encoded by the coding sequence GTGAAAATCGGTATCGTTAAACACCTAAATGCAAGACCTTTGACTTGGGGTTTTGAACATAATCCCGATCACACGGTGGTTCCGGAAAACCCTTCCTTATTGAAAGACTACCTATTACGCGGGTTGGTCGATGTAGGCTTGATCTCTTCTATCGAATGCCTTAGGAATTCCGAAGTGCTTTCCGTTTCTACGAAAGTCGGCGTCTGTGCGAAGGAAAAGGTCCGATCCATCAAGTTCTTTAGAAATAAGAAGGAACCTTATCCTCCGTTCCGAATCCTCACCGATAACGGATCGAGAACGAGCATGGCTCTGGTTCGTGTTTTAGTCCATATCGAATCCGGTCATTTGCCCGAGGTTGCCCCTACCGATCCGAAAATTATCAGAGAAGAAATCACTTTAGGAAGAGGATCCCACATGCTCTTCGGCGATAACGCGCTCTTCGCGGAATGGGACCCGGAAATTTACGAAGTCAAGGATTTGGCCGGTTGGTGGTACGAAGTCACGGGGACTTCCTTTATCTTTGCCCTATGGGCCTCCAAGAAACCTCTGGAACTTCCCGATTCCTTTTTTTTAGATTCCTTACAGTACGGACAAAGCCATATCGAGGAAATCATAAACAAAGAAAGCCGTCTACCTTCCGACTTGGTCCGCACGTATCTTACTCAAGAACTACATTATGAAATTACGGATTCGGACAAGGAAGGTCTGGAACGTTTCAGTCGATATTGCTCCGACCTGGGGATCCTTTAA
- a CDS encoding methyl-accepting chemotaxis protein, with translation MRRNSLKIILLASSTATVILLTAALSSFAYYTAKNYIEETYIDEMKKICRVSAKHIKSFFDTQFLQAQFISAQPVYVKAVVARDQATLNAMLSELNTKFGIYENVFLSTPEKNPMVFADATGKGLNFRWGNIGFDENIEASLKGKPHLGKVAISPITKEPVVLLTVPVMENKQVVGILAFSLSMNTVTETVVKDIKIGSDGYIAITDFDGTVVGHPDKSLIMKLNLSKTDWGKSMLQLKSDEYMEYFFKKEKIAAVYRIDEYKLTVAAVVSKDELGQVAHSMLIRILVFSALFLVISVVFLYRLLSLRLKPLEDARILFRSMSEGDLSKQLEIVHEDEIGDLSRDTNAFLDGLKSSLNDIQRISFDLANSVEKLFSSSENFSNSAQSTAASTEQMSATIEEMSAGMEAISTTTENQHRNISEFRIKISELSQSIRRIGEEIQNTLGIAKSISLEAKKGENSLTGMTNMISNILKSSGEMKAIVGIINDISDQTQLLALNAAIEAARAGEAGKGFAVVAEEISKLSEKTASSIKSISAMIAKNNSELDAGAKGIQSSTEIIHSIIRDVDRVSEAMDKLNEIMSKQEEVNRVVNEKAERVGAESESVKIATAEQRRAVQEIADVIVQINEHTINTATGAEDISSSSKGLSDNAEILKKIAEKFKLN, from the coding sequence ATGCGACGTAACAGTTTAAAGATCATCTTATTAGCCTCCAGCACCGCAACCGTGATCCTACTTACGGCTGCCCTTTCCTCTTTCGCTTATTATACGGCAAAAAACTATATCGAAGAAACCTATATAGACGAAATGAAAAAAATCTGCCGAGTCAGCGCCAAGCATATCAAGAGTTTTTTCGACACCCAGTTTTTACAAGCCCAGTTCATTTCGGCGCAGCCCGTTTACGTAAAAGCGGTTGTGGCGCGGGATCAAGCGACATTAAACGCCATGCTTTCCGAATTAAATACGAAATTCGGAATATACGAGAACGTCTTTCTGTCCACTCCCGAAAAAAACCCGATGGTATTCGCGGACGCGACCGGTAAAGGATTGAATTTTCGCTGGGGAAACATCGGGTTCGACGAGAATATCGAAGCCTCTCTGAAAGGGAAACCTCATCTCGGCAAAGTCGCCATTTCTCCAATCACCAAGGAACCCGTCGTCCTTTTGACGGTTCCCGTGATGGAAAACAAGCAGGTAGTCGGGATCCTCGCGTTCTCACTGTCCATGAACACGGTGACCGAGACGGTCGTCAAAGATATCAAGATCGGATCCGACGGATATATTGCGATCACGGATTTCGACGGAACGGTCGTAGGACATCCTGATAAATCTTTGATCATGAAATTGAATTTATCCAAAACCGACTGGGGCAAAAGCATGTTGCAACTGAAGTCGGACGAATACATGGAGTATTTCTTTAAGAAGGAAAAAATAGCGGCAGTATACCGCATCGACGAATACAAACTCACGGTGGCTGCGGTGGTTTCCAAAGACGAACTCGGTCAAGTAGCCCACTCCATGCTCATAAGAATTCTCGTCTTCTCGGCGCTATTTCTGGTCATTTCGGTCGTATTCCTTTACAGATTACTATCTCTTCGTCTAAAGCCTCTCGAAGACGCAAGAATCCTGTTCAGATCGATGTCGGAAGGGGATCTAAGCAAACAATTGGAGATCGTTCACGAAGACGAGATCGGAGACCTAAGCAGAGATACGAACGCCTTCCTAGATGGCCTAAAATCTTCGCTTAACGATATACAGAGGATCTCCTTCGATCTCGCAAATTCCGTCGAAAAACTTTTCTCAAGCTCAGAGAATTTTTCCAATTCGGCGCAATCGACTGCCGCGTCCACCGAGCAAATGTCTGCGACGATCGAAGAGATGTCCGCAGGTATGGAGGCTATTTCGACGACCACGGAGAACCAACATAGAAACATATCGGAATTCCGGATTAAGATTTCGGAACTTTCGCAGAGCATCAGGAGGATCGGAGAAGAAATCCAGAATACGTTAGGAATCGCTAAATCAATCTCCTTGGAGGCGAAAAAAGGGGAAAATTCCCTGACCGGGATGACGAATATGATTTCGAACATATTGAAATCCTCCGGAGAAATGAAAGCGATCGTAGGAATCATCAACGACATTTCAGACCAGACCCAATTGCTTGCATTGAATGCGGCGATAGAAGCGGCCCGAGCAGGAGAGGCAGGAAAAGGATTCGCAGTAGTGGCGGAAGAAATTTCGAAACTTTCGGAAAAGACCGCATCCTCGATCAAATCGATATCGGCAATGATCGCTAAAAACAATTCCGAATTAGATGCCGGAGCAAAAGGAATCCAGTCCTCCACGGAAATCATTCATTCGATCATACGCGACGTGGATCGCGTATCCGAAGCGATGGACAAACTCAATGAAATCATGTCGAAGCAAGAAGAAGTGAATCGGGTCGTCAATGAAAAAGCGGAAAGAGTCGGGGCCGAATCCGAATCCGTAAAGATCGCCACTGCCGAACAGAGGAGAGCGGTTCAGGAAATAGCCGACGTGATCGTCCAGATCAACGAGCACACGATCAATACGGCGACGGGTGCAGAGGATATTTCATCCTCCTCCAAAGGGTTGTCCGATAACGCCGAAATCCTAAAGAAGATCGCGGAAAAATTCAAATTAAATTAG
- a CDS encoding JAB domain-containing protein, protein MLGRFVGPLPDPRTRIAYEADALDDWELIAVLLGKGDRNRSIEDLSREILRITRGLGGLLSIDIARNLRVQGLGSAKASVLMASVELARRLKYKSLQGAAFDATALARYMRTLFLPMRRECFVLATVSPAGNLLRVEIVSKGSLEEVGVHPRDLVRMVLNDEATEVIIAHNHPGMTSEPSPEDWEVYTRLGSILSELDVCLLDHWIFGIDGIFSCKHSTRLDED, encoded by the coding sequence ATCCTGGGAAGGTTTGTCGGTCCCCTGCCGGATCCAAGAACCCGCATCGCCTATGAGGCGGATGCCTTGGATGACTGGGAATTGATTGCGGTCCTTTTGGGGAAGGGAGATCGAAATCGTTCTATCGAGGATCTCAGTCGGGAGATTCTCCGGATTACCAGAGGGTTGGGTGGGTTGCTCTCTATCGATATTGCCCGAAACCTACGTGTCCAAGGACTTGGAAGTGCAAAGGCTTCCGTTTTGATGGCCTCCGTAGAACTTGCGAGGCGTCTGAAATACAAATCTCTCCAAGGCGCCGCTTTTGACGCTACTGCCTTGGCAAGATATATGCGAACTCTCTTTCTACCCATGCGTAGGGAATGTTTCGTTCTTGCGACGGTTTCTCCCGCAGGGAATCTGCTTCGTGTCGAGATCGTTTCCAAAGGGAGCTTGGAGGAAGTAGGAGTTCATCCTAGAGATCTCGTTCGAATGGTATTAAACGACGAGGCTACGGAAGTCATCATCGCCCACAATCACCCCGGAATGACTTCGGAACCGAGCCCGGAAGATTGGGAAGTATACACTCGATTGGGTTCGATTTTATCCGAATTGGACGTATGCCTTTTGGATCATTGGATTTTTGGAATTGACGGGATCTTTTCCTGCAAACATTCTACTCGCCTAGACGAGGATTGA
- a CDS encoding ABC transporter ATP-binding protein, with protein MIRVEGIRKIYSGYSRPWNRLWNALTFGYFGSDIKFIALDNIGFSADKGEILGIIGRNGAGKSTLLKLLTGVSRSDSGKMEKRGSVRSILELGVGFNPELSGEENLYYNGLVWGLDPQELLSSMDEIFRFAGLSEFKKVPLKNYSSGMTMRLGFALATVKRPDILIVDEALAVGDASFQQKCLTRFRKFSEEGTLTLIVSHDLELLKSVCTRILILEKGRLVYDGEPVRGFREYMQIIAASSAAEGTVLEPRESILDSVTIRLSHGNRTNPSLLPVGAEVELSISAKFNRGVDRLTFGFHIDDHRGIRSFGTNTFHLGQELRGIREGEWVHASFRFPLNFSSGKYSLGVALHSGESHVEGSYLWRDGVLEFELERLDLSKFEGVAWIPVRSATKKGDPA; from the coding sequence TTGATACGCGTAGAAGGGATTCGTAAGATTTATTCAGGCTATAGCCGACCTTGGAACCGGCTATGGAACGCCTTGACGTTCGGATATTTCGGATCGGATATCAAATTTATCGCTTTGGACAATATCGGCTTTTCCGCCGACAAAGGCGAAATTCTGGGAATTATCGGTAGAAACGGCGCCGGAAAATCCACTCTTCTAAAACTACTAACGGGAGTTTCCCGCTCGGATTCCGGAAAAATGGAGAAGAGGGGATCGGTCCGTTCCATCCTGGAATTGGGAGTGGGATTTAATCCTGAATTGTCGGGAGAAGAGAACTTATATTACAACGGTTTGGTATGGGGTTTAGATCCGCAGGAACTTCTATCCTCCATGGACGAGATCTTTCGTTTTGCGGGACTTAGCGAATTTAAAAAGGTTCCGTTGAAGAATTATTCCTCCGGGATGACGATGCGACTCGGGTTCGCCTTGGCCACGGTGAAACGTCCGGACATATTGATCGTAGACGAAGCTCTGGCTGTGGGAGACGCGAGTTTTCAGCAGAAATGCCTGACTCGATTCCGAAAATTTTCCGAGGAAGGAACTTTGACTCTGATCGTAAGCCATGACCTGGAACTTCTGAAGTCCGTATGTACCCGGATTTTGATTTTGGAGAAGGGAAGGTTGGTGTACGACGGAGAGCCCGTTCGCGGATTCCGGGAATATATGCAGATCATCGCAGCTTCTTCCGCAGCGGAAGGAACCGTCTTGGAGCCGAGAGAAAGTATTCTGGATTCGGTGACGATTCGGCTTTCCCACGGAAATCGGACCAATCCTTCCCTTTTGCCCGTGGGAGCCGAAGTGGAATTATCCATCTCCGCGAAATTCAATCGTGGAGTGGATCGGCTGACTTTCGGGTTCCATATAGATGACCACAGGGGAATTCGATCCTTCGGCACGAATACGTTTCATCTCGGTCAGGAATTGCGAGGGATACGGGAAGGAGAGTGGGTCCACGCGAGTTTCCGCTTTCCACTGAATTTTTCATCCGGAAAATATTCTCTAGGAGTGGCCCTGCATTCCGGAGAGAGCCATGTGGAAGGTTCCTATTTGTGGAGGGACGGGGTCCTAGAATTCGAATTGGAGCGCCTCGATCTAAGCAAATTCGAAGGAGTCGCTTGGATTCCGGTCCGGTCCGCCACGAAAAAAGGCGACCCTGCCTAG
- a CDS encoding ABC transporter permease → MFLSKFLRKLRILSVLVRRDYALQYAGSALGLTWMFLQNASVILIYTVVFYFLGVRSGGEDPKEYFSYVLTGLLFWIPLQEYLIRGTGILTDNRHLIKRSSLGPEIFLWIPFSQYLLHWGITALPVLFCLVWFGSANLTGFIPGFLVACGTGFFLACLVGYLGRINIILRDISPLVRLVSQFLFWGLPVLYHPSGFLGKMNVWNPFFFPLELFRSFVLNDYKPEAHVGQFLPFLGLFIMILLLSRKKLNQVVLDHL, encoded by the coding sequence GTGTTTCTTTCCAAATTTCTCCGAAAACTTAGAATCCTATCCGTTCTAGTCAGGCGGGATTATGCCCTCCAGTATGCCGGGTCCGCTTTGGGTTTGACCTGGATGTTTCTGCAGAATGCAAGCGTGATCCTGATTTACACGGTTGTTTTTTATTTTCTGGGCGTGCGTTCGGGAGGAGAAGATCCCAAGGAATATTTTTCGTACGTTTTGACCGGTTTGTTGTTCTGGATTCCACTCCAGGAATATCTGATCCGAGGAACTGGGATACTGACCGACAACCGCCATCTCATCAAACGATCCTCTCTCGGTCCGGAAATTTTTCTCTGGATTCCGTTTTCCCAGTACTTGTTGCATTGGGGGATCACGGCTTTGCCCGTTCTTTTTTGTTTGGTCTGGTTCGGCAGCGCGAATCTGACCGGATTCATTCCCGGCTTTTTGGTGGCATGCGGGACCGGTTTTTTCTTGGCCTGTTTGGTCGGCTATCTGGGTAGGATCAATATCATTCTGAGGGATATTTCTCCCTTGGTCCGACTCGTGTCGCAATTTCTTTTTTGGGGACTTCCCGTCCTCTACCATCCTTCGGGATTTTTGGGAAAGATGAACGTTTGGAATCCTTTCTTTTTTCCTCTTGAACTCTTTCGATCTTTCGTACTGAACGATTATAAACCGGAGGCTCACGTCGGACAATTTCTTCCGTTCTTAGGTTTATTTATTATGATTTTATTATTAAGTCGGAAGAAACTGAACCAAGTAGTGTTGGATCACCTTTGA
- a CDS encoding STAS domain-containing protein codes for MSGKERVVISLNYEVLNGDHEDLRAFLNSHLEGSPSLVVLDLQEVQVLTSIALGALVAFANRLRSQGTRLETVNVSPKLLEIIKIVSLDQTLGIR; via the coding sequence ATGAGCGGAAAAGAACGCGTCGTAATCTCCTTGAACTATGAGGTCCTAAACGGAGATCATGAGGATTTACGCGCATTTCTGAATTCTCATTTGGAAGGAAGCCCTTCACTAGTCGTCTTGGATCTCCAAGAAGTGCAGGTACTCACTTCCATTGCCTTGGGAGCTTTGGTAGCTTTTGCAAACCGCTTAAGAAGCCAGGGAACGAGATTGGAAACTGTCAACGTTTCTCCCAAACTTTTAGAAATTATAAAAATTGTTTCCTTAGACCAGACCTTAGGAATTCGCTAA